The following coding sequences are from one Helicoverpa armigera isolate CAAS_96S chromosome 2, ASM3070526v1, whole genome shotgun sequence window:
- the LOC110378550 gene encoding uncharacterized protein LOC110378550 gives MEFLDSLDLDTIDKKSHRVRSWYLYEQYKSLERSQLDAAQKLKDRSYQERILRQELSERRARRKLYDQFGLCQSESRLKKERSDSTRSSVSASNDDFFESFCVLQDDERVTQITGTEFSEDSFSQDGLSASKCCINDFKTEEHKDDCSYTESVNSVVENLKPFNDEFLPTKEKMELSQNSIVEDIINMQLDSVKEDILCLENLAKIEDVDKISEDESLNTVDECESKPDTVSEKTVQEYNNNVIAIWSRLVSFAYQVVQLNHGNCYCDYSSQFLTAVLACDVLRRGVNRMCNILQPYVSPIKFATDDSDVSNPIFNLNKKRKKLVQSRKCRKICDKPLSSKKAKTWSKTRRSNRKYSENCWQALGKNSIGRTDTYPRTRHASEPWRSAAKFYTSRDEYSLPSSASSSIWPDIWQERVPKLSRKRYCCYHNKALNPMLKIAHYIDRILKDIDDSKHDM, from the exons ATGGAGTTTTTGGATTCGCTGG ATCTAGACACTATCGATAAGAAGTCGCACCGGGTGCGGTCTTGGTATCTGTACGAGCAATATAAATCTCTCGAAAGAAGTCAGTTGGATGCCGCGCAGAAACTGAAAGATCGCTCCTACCAGGAGAGAATTCTGCGCCAGGAATTGTCGGAAAGAAGAGCCAGACGCAAACTATACGATCAATTCGGACTTTGTCAGAGCGAGTCAAGATTAAAGAAAGAGAGGAGCGACAGTACCAGGAGTTCAGTGAGTGCCAGTAACGACGACTTCTTCGAGAGTTTCTGCGTCTTGCAAGACGACGAACGTGTTACCCAAATTACGGGAACCGAGTTTTCTGAAGATTCCTTCAGTCAAGACGGCTTGTCGGCTAGTAAATGCTGCATAAACGATTTCAAAACTGAAGAGCACAAGGATGACTGCAGCTATACTGAGAGCGTAAATAGCGTAGTAGAGAATTTGAAACCTTTTAACGACGAGTTTTTaccaacaaaagaaaaaatggaGCTTTCGCAGAACTCTATAGTagaagatataataaatatgcaaCTTGACTCGGTCAAAGAGGATATTCTATGTTTAGAAAACTTAGCAAAAATTGAAGACGTTGATAAAATATCTGAAGACGAAAGTTTGAACACCGTTGATGAATGCGAGTCGAAGCCTGATACGGTTAGCGAAAAAACTGTTcaggaatataataataacgtaATCGCAATATGGTCCCGGCTAGTCTCGTTCGCATATCAAGTTGTACAATTAAACCATG GCAACTGCTACTGTGACTACAGCTCGCAGTTCCTGACGGCGGTGCTGGCGTGTGATGTGTTGCGAAGGGGCGTCAACAGAATGT gtaatattttgCAGCCTTACGTCTCACCAATAAAGTTTGCTACTGACGATTCGGACGTGTCCAACccgatttttaatttaaataagaaacgGAAAAAATTAGTACAATCAAGAAAATGCAGGAAAATATGTGATAAG ccATTATCAAGCAAGAAAGCAAAAACATGGTCCAAAACAAGACGGTCAAATCGAAAATACTCAGAAAACTGTTGGCAAGCGCTTGGTAAGAATTCGATTGGTCGGACCGATACCTATCCGAGGACTCGGCACGCGAGCGAACCATGGCGCAGTGCTGCCAAGTTTTACACTTCCAGAGACGAATACAGCCTCCCTTCTTCCGCAAGTAGCAGTATATGGCCAGACATTTGGCAAGAACGAGTTCCTAAACTCTCGAGAAAACGCTATTGTTGTTACCACAACAAGGCCTTGAATCCGATGTTGAAAATAGCTCATtatatagatagaatattaaAGGACATTGACGACTCTAAGCATGATATGTGA